One genomic segment of Theobroma cacao cultivar B97-61/B2 chromosome 6, Criollo_cocoa_genome_V2, whole genome shotgun sequence includes these proteins:
- the LOC18595158 gene encoding flavin-dependent oxidoreductase FOX2 — MKASSSILSIVSILLLSISLVTSESALDNFLQCLPQHSNPSNPISDAIYTPNNASFQSIYELRANNLRILSSVTSKPVAIITALHESHAQATVICAKRHGFQVRIRSGGHDYEGLSYTSDVPFVILDMFNLRSIQIDMASETAWVQAGATTGELYYRIAEKSKVHGFPSGVCTTLGIGGHFSGGGYGPLMRKYGLSIDNVIDAQLIDANGRILNRKSMGEDVFWAIRGGGGTSFGIILSWTIKLVRVPAKVTVFNVQRTLDQGATDLSYRWQQVAPNLPKDLFLRLQADPITGTGSGNKTIRVSFIAHFLGQTDRLIQLMNANFPELGLQRSDCIEMSWVESTLFWAGFPNGTSIDVLLNRVQEDRVFYKTKSDYYKQVIPKEGLETLWEILMDIEDIFIQLNPYGGRMEEISESETAFAHRAGNLYKVQYTVLWSESDGGISAEERYVELSRRLYSAMTPYASSNPREAFINYRDLDIGSNESNNTDFAVASVYGAKYFKNNFLRLTRVKALIDPENFFKNEQSIPPLPTHKF, encoded by the coding sequence atgaaagcttcaagCTCTATACTATCCATCGTTTCGATCCTTTTGTTATCAATTTCATTGGTAACATCAGAATCAGCTCTTGATAATTTCCTGCAATGCCTTCCTCAACATTCCAACCCCTCTAATCCAATCTCTGATGCCATATACACTCCCAACAATGCCTCCTTTCAATCTATTTACGAGTTACGTGCAAATAACCTTAGAATCCTATCTTCTGTAACCTCCAAACCAGTGGCCATTATCACAGCCCTGCATGAATCCCATGCTCAAGCCACTGTCATTTGCGCCAAGCGCCATGGCTTCCAAGTAAGAATTCGAAGCGGGGGTCACGATTATGAGGGCCTATCCTATACATCAGACGTCCCATTCGTCATTCTTGATATGTTTAATCTTAGGTCTATACAGATTGATATGGCAAGCGAGACCGCATGGGTTCAGGCAGGGGCGACCACAGGCGAACTGTATTACCGGATAGCCGAGAAAAGTAAAGTCCATGGCTTCCCATCTGGAGTTTGCACTACTCTTGGCATTGGTGGACACTTCAGTGGAGGTGGCTACGGCCCCCTGATGAGAAAATACGGTCTTTCTATCGATAACGTCATTGACGCACAATTGATCGATGCCAATGGTCGAATCCTTAACAGAAAGTCCATGGGAGAAGATGTGTTTTGGGCAATCCGAGGAGGTGGAGGAACTAGCTTTGGAATCATCCTCTCATGGACGATCAAGCTGGTTCGTGTTCCTGCTAAGGTGACTGTTTTCAACGTGCAGAGGACTTTGGATCAAGGTGCAACAGATCTTTCTTATCGTTGGCAACAAGTTGCCCCTAACCTGCCTAAAGATCTCTTCCTCAGACTTCAGGCTGATCCTATAACTGGAACTGGCAGCGGCAACAAAACCATACGAGTTTCATTCATCGCCCATTTTCTTGGACAAACTGATAGACTTATCCAACTGATGAACGCCAACTTCCCTGAATTGGGTTTGCAGCGAAGTGACTGCATTGAAATGAGTTGGGTCGAATCCACCCTCTTCTGGGCCGGCTTCCCCAATGGAACTTCCATTGACGTCTTGCTCAATAGAGTGCAAGAGGACAGAGTCTTCTACAAGACTAAGTCCGATTACTACAAACAAGTGATTCCCAAGGAAGGCTTGGAAACCTTATGGGAAATCTTGATGGACATAGAGGACATTTTTATCCAACTGAATCCTTATGGTGGAAGAATGGAAGAGATCTCAGAGTCGGAGACAGCATTTGCACATAGAGCTGGAAACCTTTACAAAGTACAATATACCGTGCTGTGGTCGGAGTCTGACGGAGGCATCAGCGCTGAAGAGCGGTACGTTGAACTGTCAAGAAGATTGTACAGTGCAATGACTCCATACGCATCCAGCAACCCAAGGGAGGCATTCATCAACTACAGAGATCTTGACATTGGCAGCAACGAAAGCAACAACACAGATTTTGCAGTTGCCAGCGTTTATGGAGCTAAGTATTTCAAGAACAATTTCCTGAGATTGACACGTGTGAAAGCCTTGATAGACCCTGaaaatttcttcaaaaatgAACAAAGCATTCCGCCATTGCCGACTCACAAGTTCTAA
- the LOC18595159 gene encoding flavin-dependent oxidoreductase FOX2, with amino-acid sequence MKASSSILSIVSMLLLSISLVTSESALDNFLQCLPQHSNPSNPISDAIYTPNNASFQSIYELRANNLRILSSVTSKPVAIITALHESHAQATVICAKRHGFQVRIRSGGHDYEGLSYTSDVPFVILDMFNLRSIQIDMASETAWVQAGATTGELYYRIAEKSKVHGFPSGVCTTLGIGGHFSGGGYGPLMRKYGLSIDNVIDAQLIDANGRILNRKSMGEDVFWAIRGGGGTSFGIILSWTIKLVRVPAKVTVFNVQRTLDQGATDLSYRWQQVAPNLPKDLFLRLQAEPITGTGSGNKTIRVSFIAHFLGQTDRLIQLMNANFPELGLQRSDCIEMSWVESTLFWAGFPNGTSIDVLLNRVQEDRDFYKTKSDYYKKVIPKEGLETLWEILMDIEDIVIQLNPYGGRMEEISESETAFAHRAGNLYKVQYTVLWSESDGGISAAERYVELSRRLYSAVTPYASSNPREAFINYRDLDIGSNESNNTDFAVASVYGAKYFKNNFLRLTRVKAMIDPENFFKNEQSIPPLPSHKF; translated from the coding sequence atgaaagcttcaagCTCTATACTATCCATCGTTTCAATGCTCTTGTTATCAATTTCATTGGTAACATCAGAATCAGCTCTTGATAATTTCCTGCAATGCCTTCCTCAACATTCCAACCCTTCTAATCCAATCTCTGATGCCATATACACTCCCAACAATGCCTCCTTTCAATCTATTTACGAGTTACGTGCAAATAACCTTAGAATCTTATCTTCTGTAACCTCCAAACCAGTGGCCATTATCACAGCCCTGCATGAATCCCATGCTCAAGCCACTGTCATTTGCGCCAAGCGCCATGGCTTCCAAGTAAGAATTCGAAGCGGGGGTCACGATTATGAGGGCCTATCCTATACATCAGACGTCCCATTCGTCATTCTTGATATGTTTAATCTTAGGTCTATACAGATTGATATGGCAAGCGAGACCGCATGGGTTCAGGCAGGGGCGACCACAGGCGAACTGTATTACCGGATAGCCGAGAAAAGCAAAGTCCATGGCTTCCCATCTGGAGTTTGCACTACTCTTGGCATTGGTGGACACTTCAGTGGAGGTGGCTACGGCCCCCTAATGAGAAAATACGGCCTTTCTATCGATAACGTCATTGACGCACAATTGATCGATGCCAATGGTCGAATCCTTAACAGAAAGTCCATGGGAGAAGATGTGTTTTGGGCAATCCGAGGAGGTGGAGGAACTAGCTTTGGAATCATCCTCTCATGGACGATCAAGCTGGTTCGTGTTCCTGCTAAGGTGACTGTTTTCAACGTGCAGAGGACTTTGGATCAAGGTGCAACAGATCTTTCTTATCGTTGGCAACAAGTTGCCCCTAACCTGCCTAAAGATCTCTTCCTCAGACTTCAGGCTGAGCCTATAACTGGAACTGGCAGTGGCAACAAAACCATACGAGTTTCATTCATCGCCCATTTTCTTGGACAAACTGATAGACTTATCCAACTGATGAACGCCAACTTCCCTGAATTGGGTTTGCAGCGAAGTGACTGCATTGAAATGAGTTGGGTCGAATCCACCCTCTTCTGGGCCGGCTTCCCCAATGGAACTTCCATTGACGTCTTGCTCAATAGAGTGCAAGAGGACAGAGACTTCTACAAGACTAAGTCCGATTACTACAAAAAGGTGATTCCTAAGGAAGGCTTGGAAACCTTATGGGAAATCTTAATGGACATAGAGGACATTGTTATCCAACTGAATCCTTATGGTGGAAGAATGGAAGAGATCTCAGAGTCGGAGACAGCATTTGCACATAGAGCTGGAAACCTTTACAAAGTACAATATACCGTGCTGTGGTCGGAGTCTGACGGAGGCATCAGCGCTGCAGAGCGGTACGTTGAACTGTCAAGAAGATTGTACAGTGCAGTGACTCCATACGCATCAAGCAACCCAAGGGAGGCATTCATCAACTACAGAGATCTTGACATTGGCAGCAACGAAAGCAACAACACAGATTTTGCAGTTGCCAGCGTTTATGGAGCTAAATATTTCAAGAACAATTTCCTGAGATTGACACGTGTGAAAGCCATGATAGACCCTGaaaatttcttcaaaaatgAACAAAGCATTCCACCATTGCCATCTCACAAGTTCTAA